In a single window of the Tellurirhabdus bombi genome:
- a CDS encoding aminotransferase class IV produces MNIRTNAVYNGDVLPQNGGELSFTNRAFQYGDGLFETIRYEAGKLWYWSDHFDRLSRGMHALRMIAPTQFSEERIYQIIFQLLDQNGAGNQPIYIKLQVWRKPGGLYTPTRHEIDYLITTRPGQPFSVTEKEKVGIFEDFRLNLTPVSAYKTVNALPYVLAGMARLEQGVDDVILLDTDGNLSECLASNLFWYKNQTIYTPSLQTGCIDGIMRKQILRLGQQLGLPIHQGLYKPEALSEAEAVFCTNAAGVQWFRSVDSPLVNNPFPWVMSDENPLGILLTQLRLGRF; encoded by the coding sequence GTGAATATACGAACCAACGCGGTTTATAATGGTGATGTCCTACCACAGAATGGGGGAGAACTTTCGTTTACAAACCGGGCATTTCAATACGGAGATGGTTTGTTTGAAACCATTCGGTATGAAGCGGGCAAACTTTGGTACTGGTCTGATCATTTCGACCGGCTCAGTCGCGGCATGCACGCCTTACGTATGATTGCACCTACGCAATTTTCCGAAGAGCGGATTTACCAAATTATTTTCCAACTGCTGGACCAAAACGGAGCGGGTAACCAACCCATCTACATCAAGCTACAGGTCTGGCGTAAACCCGGTGGCCTTTATACACCTACCCGGCATGAAATCGATTACCTGATTACTACCCGCCCTGGTCAGCCTTTCTCCGTGACAGAGAAAGAAAAAGTAGGCATTTTCGAGGATTTTCGGTTAAACCTTACCCCCGTTTCGGCCTACAAAACCGTTAATGCCCTGCCCTACGTACTCGCCGGTATGGCAAGGCTGGAACAGGGCGTTGACGACGTGATTTTACTCGACACCGACGGAAATCTAAGCGAATGCCTGGCCTCAAACCTGTTTTGGTACAAGAACCAGACCATCTATACGCCTTCGTTGCAAACGGGCTGTATCGATGGAATCATGCGGAAACAAATCCTTCGTCTGGGACAACAGCTCGGTCTTCCGATTCACCAGGGATTGTACAAACCCGAGGCGTTGAGCGAGGCCGAAGCCGTTTTTTGTACCAATGCCGCCGGTGTTCAATGGTTCCGAAGCGTAGACAGTCCGCTCGTGAACAATCCGTTTCCCTGGGTGATGTCCGACGAAAACCCGCTAGGCATCCTGTTGACTCAGCTTCGTCTCGGAAGATTCTAG
- a CDS encoding ABC transporter ATP-binding protein → MIVLNNVSKYYPVGFGRNYVLRNVSLEIKEGEFVSIMGPSGSGKSTLLHILGLLEEPSEGEYLFLDQPVQKLSEKRRTDLHRNHIGFVFQAYHLIDELTVYENIETPLLYKGLSGSERKSRVADLLDRFNIVGKKDLFPSQLSGGQQQLVGIARAIAAQPRVIFADEPTGNLHSDQAKEIMELFKKLNKEDGVTIVQVTHSEVNAEYGNRVLHLKDGWLESSETKLSQQDA, encoded by the coding sequence ATGATTGTACTGAATAACGTCTCCAAATACTATCCCGTTGGTTTTGGCCGCAATTACGTGCTACGGAATGTATCACTTGAAATTAAGGAGGGAGAATTTGTGTCGATCATGGGGCCGTCTGGTTCGGGCAAATCAACCCTGCTGCATATTCTGGGCTTGTTAGAAGAGCCTTCCGAAGGAGAGTATCTTTTCCTGGATCAACCCGTTCAGAAGCTATCGGAGAAGCGCCGGACTGACCTGCACCGCAACCACATTGGTTTTGTGTTTCAGGCTTACCACCTGATTGACGAACTAACGGTGTATGAAAACATCGAAACGCCATTGCTTTACAAAGGCTTATCGGGTTCCGAACGCAAAAGCCGCGTTGCCGACCTGCTCGACCGATTCAACATTGTAGGCAAAAAAGATCTTTTCCCGAGCCAGTTGTCGGGTGGTCAGCAACAGTTGGTCGGAATTGCCCGCGCCATTGCTGCCCAGCCCCGGGTTATTTTCGCGGATGAACCAACCGGAAATCTTCATTCCGACCAGGCAAAAGAGATTATGGAACTGTTCAAGAAATTGAACAAAGAAGACGGCGTAACCATCGTACAGGTGACGCACTCGGAAGTAAACGCGGAATACGGCAACCGAGTTCTGCACCTGAAAGATGGCTGGCTAGAATCTTCCGAGACGAAGCTGAGTCAACAGGATGCCTAG
- a CDS encoding ABC transporter permease, with amino-acid sequence MIRNYFKIALRNLWKHKLFSFINIFGLAAGIMVCLVALTHIKGAYDYDDFHPNRERIYRVLTDVTDQGNNRSLFASSPIPLAGELKSGYDFVESTARVIRHYGEIDVSHKRFNNLLLRAVDPSFFSIFGFKLRQGQYATEPKTAVLSPKTAERLFGKASPIGQTLQHSSLGAFTVVGVVDDAFNQSHLRFDLLVAMPPASFTEQSANDWRDYRTAYTYVLLKPGTPADLLQKAVTSVSNRVTQGLQLHPANRPNEGDKDYTFLTQALTNFSPARQQLYNGTHEPDRIALTIEMGVCLLTLLLAGFNYVNLTLARSLSRAREVGIRKVVGALRWQLMGQFMAESLILSLFSLGLSYAMLQIVKPMAAIQQWFIGGVREDGRLWLIFIAFSLFTGLVAGLIPARVLSGFQPAMVLRSQTGLRVLRGISLRKSLIVIQFALTLTAVILLVTMTRQQRYMANADYGFRRDGVLNIPLHDVPVQRLANELAKISGVEGVSPLSIMLGDHGGDGAIVRRQRSADDSSASFVIAADAGFVPTMQLTLAAGQNLPQTHTDSASRLVLINEEAVRKFGLDDARAAVGQTIWLNNNEEVQVAGVLKDFQYTTFAWSIKPLIVRYSPDRFRYVNVAVARGSEENVLAATRQIWKQLHRYGSFDGQWYDTYLEDRHGHYEDLHVLLLLIGLALSIACLGLLGMVIYTTETRIKEIGIRKVMGAQVSQISWLLSWDFVRLLIIAGVIALPSGYFIGNFFIRNFAYHVDIGFETLGLCFGLMLIIGSLTIGIKTYRAAQANPADSLRSE; translated from the coding sequence ATGATCCGCAACTATTTTAAAATCGCTCTTCGTAACCTCTGGAAACACAAGCTGTTTTCGTTCATTAATATCTTTGGACTAGCAGCGGGCATTATGGTCTGTCTGGTGGCGCTAACGCACATCAAAGGCGCGTACGACTACGATGATTTCCACCCCAACCGGGAGCGCATTTACCGCGTTCTGACCGATGTTACCGATCAGGGGAATAATCGTTCTTTGTTTGCCTCCTCTCCCATTCCGCTGGCTGGCGAATTGAAGAGCGGCTATGATTTCGTCGAATCCACCGCGCGCGTTATTCGGCATTACGGCGAAATTGACGTTAGCCACAAACGCTTTAATAACCTGCTGCTGCGGGCCGTTGATCCTTCTTTCTTTTCCATTTTTGGGTTTAAATTACGGCAGGGTCAATACGCCACCGAACCGAAAACGGCAGTCCTCAGCCCGAAAACAGCGGAACGCCTTTTTGGTAAAGCCAGCCCCATTGGTCAGACCCTACAGCACAGCAGCTTAGGCGCGTTTACGGTGGTGGGTGTTGTCGATGATGCGTTTAATCAATCGCATTTACGGTTTGATCTGTTGGTTGCCATGCCGCCCGCTTCTTTCACAGAGCAGTCGGCAAACGACTGGCGCGACTACCGAACAGCTTATACATACGTGCTTTTAAAACCCGGAACACCGGCAGACTTACTTCAAAAGGCCGTTACGTCGGTAAGCAATCGCGTTACGCAGGGCCTGCAACTGCATCCGGCCAACAGACCCAACGAAGGCGACAAGGACTACACGTTTCTTACCCAGGCGCTTACGAATTTTTCTCCCGCGCGTCAGCAATTGTACAACGGCACCCACGAGCCTGATCGCATCGCCTTGACTATTGAGATGGGAGTCTGTTTACTTACCTTGTTGCTGGCCGGTTTTAATTACGTCAACTTAACGCTGGCCCGCTCGCTCAGTCGGGCGCGGGAAGTGGGTATCCGCAAGGTGGTTGGTGCCTTGCGCTGGCAGCTCATGGGGCAATTCATGGCGGAATCCCTAATCCTGTCCTTATTCTCATTGGGGCTGTCCTATGCCATGTTACAGATCGTGAAGCCGATGGCAGCCATCCAACAATGGTTTATTGGTGGCGTTCGGGAAGATGGTCGGCTCTGGCTTATCTTTATTGCTTTTAGTCTATTCACGGGTTTGGTGGCGGGCCTCATTCCGGCGCGGGTACTCTCTGGTTTCCAGCCAGCAATGGTCTTACGAAGCCAGACAGGCTTGCGGGTTCTACGTGGCATCTCTCTGCGTAAGAGCCTGATTGTTATTCAGTTTGCTCTGACACTAACCGCCGTGATTCTGTTGGTAACCATGACTCGGCAACAGCGCTACATGGCCAATGCTGATTATGGGTTCCGGCGTGATGGTGTACTAAACATTCCGCTGCACGATGTTCCTGTACAGCGATTAGCCAATGAATTGGCCAAAATTTCGGGCGTTGAGGGCGTTTCTCCCCTGTCGATCATGCTGGGCGACCACGGTGGTGATGGTGCCATCGTCCGGCGGCAACGGTCAGCCGACGACTCTTCCGCATCTTTTGTGATCGCGGCCGATGCTGGTTTTGTGCCCACCATGCAATTAACGCTGGCTGCCGGACAGAATCTGCCGCAAACGCATACCGATTCGGCTAGTCGCCTGGTACTGATCAACGAAGAGGCCGTACGAAAATTTGGTCTGGACGATGCGCGTGCCGCCGTTGGGCAAACCATCTGGCTCAATAACAACGAGGAAGTTCAGGTTGCTGGTGTACTCAAAGACTTTCAGTATACCACCTTTGCCTGGTCGATTAAGCCGCTAATTGTGCGTTATTCCCCCGATCGCTTTCGCTACGTTAACGTGGCTGTAGCCAGAGGGTCCGAAGAAAATGTGCTGGCGGCAACCCGGCAGATTTGGAAGCAGCTTCATCGCTACGGTTCGTTTGATGGCCAATGGTATGATACGTATCTGGAAGACCGCCACGGACATTACGAAGATTTGCATGTGCTGCTCCTGCTGATTGGACTGGCTCTGTCCATTGCGTGTCTGGGCTTGTTGGGTATGGTGATTTATACGACTGAAACCCGCATTAAAGAGATTGGTATTCGCAAAGTAATGGGCGCGCAGGTTAGTCAGATTAGCTGGTTGCTGTCTTGGGATTTTGTGCGGCTGTTGATCATTGCGGGTGTGATTGCCTTGCCGTCGGGGTATTTTATCGGCAACTTTTTTATACGAAATTTTGCCTACCACGTTGACATCGGCTTCGAAACACTGGGACTATGTTTTGGCCTGATGCTAATTATTGGTAGTTTGACCATTGGAATTAAAACCTACCGGGCGGCACAGGCCAATCCGGCGGATAGTTTACGAAGTGAATAA